The Paenibacillus sp. FSL R7-0345 DNA segment GACAGATCATTTCGGCGTTATGGGCTCCTGGCTGAAGCGGGCCGGCAACGGCATTGATTATGGCGTAGTAAATCCTGAACGGGAGCAGAGCAAGTCGATCGGGCACACAACAACGCTGCCCAAGGATGTGGTCGGGCTGGCTGATGCAAGGCCGATTCTGCTTAATCTCAGCGATCAGGTGGCACGGCGGCTGCGTAAGCAGGGTCTGGTGGCCGCAGGAGTGCAGCTTACAATCCGGACTCCCGATATGAAGACTATAACGCGTTCACGCCAGCTTGAGGCACCTACCGAAACTGCGGAGGATATCTATAAGGTAGTGTGCGACCAGTTTGCCCGCCACTGGAAAGGCGACAAGCCCGTTAGACTGCTCGGTGTAACCCTGCAGAGCCTGAGCCCCAAGGAGGAATCCGCAATTCAGCTTGATCTGTTCGATTATGAACGGCAGCCGAAGAAGGAATCCCTCAATAAGGCGATGGATATGCTGCGCAACAAATTTGGTGAAAATGCCGTGCTTACTGCCGGCATGCTCAGTGACAGCCACTCGGCCCGTCTGCGTAACCATAAGGAGCGCGGCACCTCACTCCAGAAGGACAACCTGCAGCAGATGGACCCGGATAACGGCTGACAGAATCCCCCGGATTCCAGGGCGCCCGGCCGACAGATTATGCGGCAATACTGTAAACATGTTGAAATTTCATTGAAATTGTATTCTTTTTATATTAATATGAGTGAAATAACAGGCTGCTGCGGCAGGCTGTATTGTTTAACGGGAGGCAGAGATAAAATGGCTAAGTACACCTGGGTCGAAAAAGACACTTGCATCGCATGCGGTGCCTGTGGCGCAACGGCTCCTGATATTTTTGATTATGATGATGAAGGTTTGGCAGAAGTGATTTATGAGAATGACGGAAACCGCGGATGCACAGGGATTCCTGATGATCTGTTTGACGATCTGCAGGATTCGGCTGACGGATGCCCGACTGATTCCATCAAAATTGCGGACGCTCCTTTCAATAAGGAAGGTTAATCTTCCAGGCCGGCGGCTTCGCACAGGATATGAGGGCCGGATATAAGATATAGGCTTATATTTGATTCTTGTATACACATAAAGACATCCTTACGCCGGTACTGATCCGGCAGGGATGTCTTTTTTTCGTGGAGAAGCCGATATAAGGTGTAGAAGAACTTATTATCTTTACCCGCGGAGGCCCCGATGAAAAATTCGCAGCATCTCAAGGCTTATGTTCAAATGCACCCGGATAACAAAATGGCATGGTACCTGCTTGGTAAGGAATACTATAAGAACGGCCAGCAGGGAAAGGCCAACTACTGTTTTAACCAGGCCGGGGAAGTGTATGAAGCTTTTGAACGCAGTAAGGTTCCGGCAGAAATGCTGCGTGAATACGAGGATGGCCTGCTCAAGGTGGAGCATGAACGCCATCAGGCCAGGCTCAGAAAACGCCGGCTTCTGGTAGCTATGGCCGTTACCCTTTTAGTGCTCCTGCCGTCCACGGCTCCGGAAGGCACAGAAACGGGCACCCAAGCGACGCTGGCATCTCTGCTCAGCGGGGCAGATGAAACGGCTGCTGAAGCTGCAGCAGATGCATCTGAGGCTGATGAGCCGGCGTCACCGGAAGAAACAGAGCCGGAGCTGGCCTTTACCGCGCTGGCCGTTGACTCCGCGGCTTCAGGCGGGGCATTTGCGCAGCTGCTGCAAGGCGGAGCCAGGTCGGCTATAGCTATTCTGGGGATGGAGCGCTCAGGGAAATGGCTTTTGTGGAAGGATAAGCTGCCGCTGGCGGCAACGGTGGTCAAGAACGGAAAGGGGCGCGCCGTATATCAGTCCTATGACAAGACAGCCTGTGCCTGTGAGCCGCCCGAATCCGGAGCCCTGCAGCAGCAGGCCGGGCAATGGCAGCGTCAGCAGGAACAGCTGGCCGTATTGTGGAGCGCTATACGCGCCTACAAGAACAGTAAGGGAAATCTGCCGCAATCGCTGGCTGTGCTTACCGGAGCATTCCCCGGGAACTGGCTTGGCGGGACTACGCCGCTGATGAAGGAGAAATTTGCTTCTGTGCGGAGTGCAGCTGCCGCCGGAATGGCACAGCAGCCAGCCGCTGAGGCAGGCGGTAAAGATTCCTCTGCAGGCGGCGAAGCCGGCGCGGGAACGGCCCAAGCCGCTGGAAGCGGAGGGCGGGAGCTGCCCTATTTTACCGGACCGCTTACTATAATAGTAGATAAACAAAATCACCGTCTGGCAGTAACCAGCGGCTCCGTTATTTTGAGGAATTATGAGGTAGGACTGGGCGGCTCCAGGACACCGGAAGGATCTTTTACGATTACAGATAAGGTAGTAAATCCGAATGGCCGTGATAACGGGGAGTTCGGCAGCAGAGGCATGCAGCTCTCGGACAGCAATTATGCCATTCATGGAACAGATGAGCCGGAGAGTATCGGTAAAGATGAATCGCTGGGCTGTATCCGGATGAGCCGAAAGGACGTGGAGGAATTATTCGCAATGGTACCGATGGGCACGAAGGTGCAGATAAGTAAAGGGGGTCTGCCTGATGAACTGCTGGTTCCTGCGGACCGTTATCCTTCAGAAACACCCGCTAATCAGACGAACCCCAATAAAGTCTACCATTGGCTGAACTAATTGCCCGCTACCAGAAACAGCACGATAATCAGAAGAATTAACAGGACCAGGCTTGCACCAATCCACATAATGGCTTTGCGGTTCACTTCTTCTTTCTTCTGCTGAAGTGTTGGAGGTTTGCGTTTAGTTGACATAATAGCCATCCCTCTTTCTCTCTTTATCGGTGATTACCCTTACATTGTAATGGGTTTGGATGAAAATTACTATACTCCCGGCTTCAGCCCGGAAGATCGGCAGGGTAAAAAACTTTTCTTTTCGCCCGGAAACGGATAAAATTAAGAAGAAAACAAACGAAACGGGGAGTCGGAGGACGATTCGGGTAATCCCTTGAAGGAGCGAGAACGTTGCTGTATCGGCATTTAGGCAAACCTATTTTCTTTAAAATGGACCCGGAAAAGGCGCATCATCTCGTAATCGGCGGACTGCACAAGGCGGCATTTGTTCCGGGCGGCAGCGCGGCTATGCGGCTTATGTACGGTGTTCCCGAAACTGCGGATATGGCAGTTGATCTGTTCGGTGTGCATTTTCCTACGCCGGTTGGCCTTGCGGCAGGTCTCGACAAGAATGCCGAGGCAGTCGGCGGCTTCTCATCTATCGGCTTCGGCTTTATGGAGGTCGGCACAGTAACCCCTAAGGGGCAGCCGGGCAATGACAGTCCAAGACTGTTCCGCCTGATTCCAGACGAAGCGCTCATCAACCGGATGGGCTTCAATAATGAAGGTGCCGAAGCGATGGCGGAGCGCCTGAAAGGGCTGAAGCAGCGCAGAATACCGGTGGCAGTTAATATCGGGCGCAACAAAGCGACTCCGAATGAAACAGCGCACGAGGACTACCGTAAGTGTATCCGCACGCTGTATCCGTACGGCGATTTCTTTGTAGTTAATATCAGCTCGCCGAATACACCGGATCTGCGCAGTCTGCAGCATGGCAGTGAGCTGTCTAAGCTGCTCTCTGAGGTGAAGGAGGAAATGGCGGTCCAGCACAGAAAGAGCGGCACGGCCAAGAGCCTGCTGGTCAAGATTGCTCCGGATGTCAGTGACAGCGAACTGGAATTCATGGTACATACGCTTTCAGAAGCTGGAGTGGACGGCGTTATTGCCACGAACACTACGTTAAGCCGCGAGGGGCTGACCAGCGAAAAAGCCGGAGAAACGGGAGGGCTCAGCGGCAAGCCGCTGAGAGACCGGTCGACGGAAATCATCCGCAGCATTTACCGCCAGACTGGCGGCAAGCTGCCGATAATCGGCTCAGGCGGAATATTCAGCAGCCAGGATGCGTATGACAAAATCCGGGCAGGCGCCAGCCTGGTTGAAATTTATACGGCGCTCATCTATGAAGGACCGGAGGTTAACCGCCGGCTGCATGCCGGTTTGCGGCAGCTGCTGCGGCGGGACGGATTCTCTCATATCCGGGAAGCGGTGGGCGCCGATCATCACTGAAGGATGAATGGACAGGAGGACGAAGGCGATGGACGGCAGGGATTGGGGAACTTTTTTACTTCCATATGAACAGACTGTGGAGGAACTCAAGGTTAAATTCAAAACAATGCGCTCGGAACTCAAAAAGAGAGAAGAATATACGCCGATTGAGTTCGTAACCGGACGTGTGAAACGGCTGTCCAGCATACTGGAAAAGGCCAAGCGTCTGAACGTGAAGATGGAGGATCTGGAGACAGGCATTGAGGACATCGCCGGCATCCGGATCATGTGCCAATTCGTTGAGGACATCCGCAGAGTGGCGGAGTATATCCGTGCCCGCAAGGATCTTGAAGTGCTGTATGAGAAGGATTACATCACCAATTATAAGGAAAGCGGCTACCGCAGCTTCCATATGATTATTAAATATCCGGTACAGACCGCCCTGGGACAAAAGATCGTGCTGGCCGAAATTCAGATCCGCACGCTGGCGATGAATTTCTGGGCCACGATCGAGCATTCCCTGAACTATAAATACCGCGAAAGCCTGCCGGATGAAATGCGTGTACGCCTGAAGACGGCAGCGGAAGCCGCATCGATTCTGGACAGTGAGATGTCCAGCATCCGCGAAGAAATTCTGGAGGCCCAGAAGCTGTTTGAGGAAAATTCCAATACAACGACTCAGGTGCTGACGGCGATTCACCAGCTGTATTTCTATCATCTGGTGAATGAGGCGATTGAAAGCCAGAACCGCTTCAACGAGATCTGGCAGACACAGGATATGGAAGCGATGAAGCAGCTGCTGGAGCATGTGCGTGAGCTTATATCCAATGCCAAGAAGGATAGTCTGCCGGATGGCCTATGAACCGCTGTACCTGGCATACCTGGTCTACTTTAACCGGGACAGGGATTATTTTGAATGCCATGAGGTGCTTGAAGAGCTGTGGCTTGAAAAAGATAAAGACCCTTTATACAAAGCGCTGCTTCAGGTGGCAGTCGGACTCTATCATTTCCGCAACGGTAATGTGCGCGGCGGCCTGATCATGATGAACAGGTCGTATGGCGTACTGGGAACTTACCCTGCAGAAACGCTGGGCCTTGATCTGGCTAAGCTGGTCCGGGAAGTGGGGCTGTATGCTTCACAGCTGGATAGCTACGCTGAAAAGCCGTTTGCTTATTACGACCTGACGATTGAAATCGCTGATCCGGTTCTTGCGCAGGAAGTAGAGCTGGCTGCATCAGGCATTGTGCCTAACCAGCCGCAGCGGCGGGGCCCGCAAAGACCTGCGGGGGAGCACCGCAAATAACGACGTAACAATAGCAGTACCTAATCAGGAGCACCCGCAGGGGTGTTCCTTGATTATTGATCCCAAAAATTCAGGTAACACAAGCAGGAGGACGGCATCATGGCAGCACAACTGCCCGGCACT contains these protein-coding regions:
- a CDS encoding GTP pyrophosphokinase family protein encodes the protein MDGRDWGTFLLPYEQTVEELKVKFKTMRSELKKREEYTPIEFVTGRVKRLSSILEKAKRLNVKMEDLETGIEDIAGIRIMCQFVEDIRRVAEYIRARKDLEVLYEKDYITNYKESGYRSFHMIIKYPVQTALGQKIVLAEIQIRTLAMNFWATIEHSLNYKYRESLPDEMRVRLKTAAEAASILDSEMSSIREEILEAQKLFEENSNTTTQVLTAIHQLYFYHLVNEAIESQNRFNEIWQTQDMEAMKQLLEHVRELISNAKKDSLPDGL
- a CDS encoding quinone-dependent dihydroorotate dehydrogenase — its product is MLYRHLGKPIFFKMDPEKAHHLVIGGLHKAAFVPGGSAAMRLMYGVPETADMAVDLFGVHFPTPVGLAAGLDKNAEAVGGFSSIGFGFMEVGTVTPKGQPGNDSPRLFRLIPDEALINRMGFNNEGAEAMAERLKGLKQRRIPVAVNIGRNKATPNETAHEDYRKCIRTLYPYGDFFVVNISSPNTPDLRSLQHGSELSKLLSEVKEEMAVQHRKSGTAKSLLVKIAPDVSDSELEFMVHTLSEAGVDGVIATNTTLSREGLTSEKAGETGGLSGKPLRDRSTEIIRSIYRQTGGKLPIIGSGGIFSSQDAYDKIRAGASLVEIYTALIYEGPEVNRRLHAGLRQLLRRDGFSHIREAVGADHH
- a CDS encoding ferredoxin yields the protein MAKYTWVEKDTCIACGACGATAPDIFDYDDEGLAEVIYENDGNRGCTGIPDDLFDDLQDSADGCPTDSIKIADAPFNKEG
- a CDS encoding L,D-transpeptidase; translated protein: MKNSQHLKAYVQMHPDNKMAWYLLGKEYYKNGQQGKANYCFNQAGEVYEAFERSKVPAEMLREYEDGLLKVEHERHQARLRKRRLLVAMAVTLLVLLPSTAPEGTETGTQATLASLLSGADETAAEAAADASEADEPASPEETEPELAFTALAVDSAASGGAFAQLLQGGARSAIAILGMERSGKWLLWKDKLPLAATVVKNGKGRAVYQSYDKTACACEPPESGALQQQAGQWQRQQEQLAVLWSAIRAYKNSKGNLPQSLAVLTGAFPGNWLGGTTPLMKEKFASVRSAAAAGMAQQPAAEAGGKDSSAGGEAGAGTAQAAGSGGRELPYFTGPLTIIVDKQNHRLAVTSGSVILRNYEVGLGGSRTPEGSFTITDKVVNPNGRDNGEFGSRGMQLSDSNYAIHGTDEPESIGKDESLGCIRMSRKDVEELFAMVPMGTKVQISKGGLPDELLVPADRYPSETPANQTNPNKVYHWLN
- a CDS encoding DUF309 domain-containing protein, translating into MPRRIVCRMAYEPLYLAYLVYFNRDRDYFECHEVLEELWLEKDKDPLYKALLQVAVGLYHFRNGNVRGGLIMMNRSYGVLGTYPAETLGLDLAKLVREVGLYASQLDSYAEKPFAYYDLTIEIADPVLAQEVELAASGIVPNQPQRRGPQRPAGEHRK